The sequence TCAGCTCGACGCGCTTGGGGTCGACCAGGATCATCCGGACGTCCTCGGGGGTCGCCCGCATCATGACCGAGGTGATCAGGCAGTTGATGCAGGACGACTTGCCGGAGCCGGTCGCGCCGGCGACCAGCATGTGCGGCATCTTCGCCAGCGAGTGCATGACGTACCCGCCCTCGACGTCCTTGCCGAAGGCGACCAGCATCGGGTCGTCGTCCTCGGCGGACTCCGCGAGCCGCAGCACGTCGCCGAGGTTGACCATCTCCCGGTCGGTGTTCGGGATCTCGATGCCCACCGCGGACTTGCCGGGGATGGGGCTGATGATCCGCACGTCCGGGCTGGCGACCGCGTACGCGATGTTCTTGGTCAGGGCGGTGATGCGCTCGACCTTCACGGCGGGGCCCAGCTCCACCTCGTAGCGGGTGACCGTGGGGCCGCGGGTGAAGCCGGTGACGGCCGCGTCGACCTTGAACTCGGTGAAGACCTGGGTGAGCGAGGCGACGACCGCGTCGTTGGCCTCGCTGCGCGCCTTGCCGGGGCCGCCGCGCGTGAGGAGGTCCAGGGACGGCAGTGCGTAGGTGATGTCCCCGGAGAGCTGGAGCTGCTCCGCGCGCGGGGGCAGGTCGCGTGCCTCCTCGGGGGCCTTTTTGGTCAGGTCGGGGACCATCCCGGCCTGGAGCTTCTCCTGCTTGGGGCGCGCGGCCGGCACGGCCGAGGGCGCGGGAGCCGGCGCGGGCTCGGGCTCGGGCGTGGGGGTGGGCACCGGAGTGGTCTCTTCGCGCCCCCCGATGCCGACTCCCTGGGTGAGGTCGGCGACCAGGGGGGACGGCGGCATGCCGTGCAGCACCGCGCCGTCCAGTGCCGCGGCTGCGGCCGCGGCGACGTCCACGGCGTCCATCTGGCGCTGCGGATCCGGCTGGGGCACCGCGGAGCGCCTGGGGCGGCCGCGGCGCTGCGAGAGGGCCTCCTGCTCGGCGCTGTCGGGGTCGTACGCCTTGGAGGCGCTCGAGCGCCTGCGGGGGCGCGCGGGCAGCGCCTCACGCCACTGCTCGTCGTAGCGCTCGTCGTCGTCGGTGTACTCCCCGTACTCCTCGCCCTCGTGGTCGTGGAGTACGCCCAGGCGCACGCCGAGCGCCCGCAGCCGCTGCGGAATGGCGTTGACCGGGGTCGCGGTCACCACGAGCAGTCCGAAGATCGTCAGCAGCACCAGCAGGGGCACGGCGAGCACGTCGGTCATGGTGTACGTCAGCGGGGTCGCCGCCGCCCAGCCGATGAGGCCGCCGGCGTCCCTTATCGCCTGCATGCCGTCGCTGCGCGCGGGCGAGCCGCAGGCGATGTGAACCTGCCCGAGCACGCCGATGACGAGCGCGGACAGACCGATCACGATCCGACCGTTGGCCTCCGGCTGCTCCGGGTGCCGGATGAACCGTACGGCGATCACCGCGAGCAGTATCGGCACGAGCAGGTCGAGCCGGCCGAAGGCGCCGGTGACGAGGATCGCCACGAGGTCGCCGACCGGGCCCTTGAGGTCGGCCCAGGTGCCGGCGGCGACGATCAGCGCGATGCCGAACAGCAGCAGCGCGACGCCGTCCTTGCGGTGGGCCGGGTCGAGGTTCTTCGCACCCTGCCCTATGCCTCGGAAGACGGCACCGATCGCGTGCGCGAGACCGAGCCAGAGGGCGCGCACCAGTCGGTACACACCGCCGGTCGGGCTGGGTGCCGGCTTCGGCGCGGCCTTCTTGGCCGGGGCCTTCCTGGCGGGCGCCTTCTTGGCCGCCGCCTTCTTTGCTGCGGCCTTCTTCGCCGGAGCCTTCGCGGGAGCGGCCGCCTTCTTCGCGGGCTGCTTCTTGGCTGCGGAGGGACGTGAGGCCATGGGTGTGAGGTTACCGGGGGAGACGACAGCGGACACGTGTGCCCACAGCTTCACCCGATCGTGTCGCCCTTGCGGTGGCCCGGAACTGACGCACGCTCATGGGCAACCGCCGCACGGGCCTACGTCAGTTCTGCGCCGGCACCGATGAACCACCGGCTCCGGCACCCGGTTCCAGGGCGTCCAGCGCGCGGCGCAACCCGGTGAGTTTGCGCTCCAGATGGGCCGCCGTGGCCACCGCGGCCGCATCCGCCGAATCGTCGTCCAGCTGCTTGGACAGCGCCTCGGCCTGCTCCTCGACGGCCGCGAGCCGCGCGGACAGCTCGGCGAGCAGCCCGGCCGGCTCCTTGCCGCCGACCGCTCCCTTGCCGCCGCCCTCCAACTGCAGCCGCAGCAGCGCCGCCTGCTCGCGCAGCTGGCAGTTCTTCATGTACAGCTCGACGAAGACCGAGACCTTCGCACGCAGCACCCACGGGTCGAACGGCTTGGAGATGTAGTCCACAGCGCCTGCCGCGTAGCCCCGGAAGGTGTGGTGGGGGCCGTGGTTGATCGCCGTGAGGAAGATGATCGGGATGTCCCGGGTCCGCTCGCGCCGCTTGATGTGCGCGGCGGTCTCGAATCCGTCCATGCCCGGCATCTGGACATCCAGCAGAATGACCGCGAAATCGTCCGTGAGCAGTGCCTTGAGCGCTTCCTCCCCGGACGATGCCCGCACCAGCGTCTGATCGAGCGCCGAGAGGATCGCCTCCAGCGCCAGCAGATTCTCCGGCCGGTCATCGACCAGGAGGATCTTGGCCTTCTGCACCATGGCCCGCCCTCCTCGCCCCGGCGGTACACCGGGCGCCGCCCCAGGGGACGACTCCCTTTCGCCGCCCGTCCTTGTGCCGGTCATCGTAGCCGCACCCCGCCCGTCGCCACACCCTGTCACCGCGATGTCACTGTGCACGTAACAGAAACGCGGCGGGAGACCGGATGGTTCCCGGAATCCCACATTCCCATACGTGCGCGGCGCCCCTTGATCCGTACGTTCGCAGCCGTCTCACATGGGCAACTCCCGAGGCCCGCCGGAGGTTCCCGGGTGTTCACGTCCCGGCTCGCCGTGGCCGTCACCGGCCGGCCATCCACTGCTGCATCACGGCCAGCAGGTGATCCGGGTCGACC comes from Streptomyces sp. FXJ1.172 and encodes:
- a CDS encoding DNA translocase FtsK; its protein translation is MASRPSAAKKQPAKKAAAPAKAPAKKAAAKKAAAKKAPARKAPAKKAAPKPAPSPTGGVYRLVRALWLGLAHAIGAVFRGIGQGAKNLDPAHRKDGVALLLFGIALIVAAGTWADLKGPVGDLVAILVTGAFGRLDLLVPILLAVIAVRFIRHPEQPEANGRIVIGLSALVIGVLGQVHIACGSPARSDGMQAIRDAGGLIGWAAATPLTYTMTDVLAVPLLVLLTIFGLLVVTATPVNAIPQRLRALGVRLGVLHDHEGEEYGEYTDDDERYDEQWREALPARPRRRSSASKAYDPDSAEQEALSQRRGRPRRSAVPQPDPQRQMDAVDVAAAAAAALDGAVLHGMPPSPLVADLTQGVGIGGREETTPVPTPTPEPEPAPAPAPSAVPAARPKQEKLQAGMVPDLTKKAPEEARDLPPRAEQLQLSGDITYALPSLDLLTRGGPGKARSEANDAVVASLTQVFTEFKVDAAVTGFTRGPTVTRYEVELGPAVKVERITALTKNIAYAVASPDVRIISPIPGKSAVGIEIPNTDREMVNLGDVLRLAESAEDDDPMLVAFGKDVEGGYVMHSLAKMPHMLVAGATGSGKSSCINCLITSVMMRATPEDVRMILVDPKRVELTAYEGIPHLITPIITNPKRAAEALQWVVREMDLRYDDLAAYGYRHIDDFNQAIREGKVKPPEGSERELQPYPYLLVIVDELADLMMVAPRDVEDAIVRITQLARAAGIHLVLATQRPSVDVVTGLIKANVPSRLAFATSSLADSRVILDQPGAEKLIGKGDGLFLPMGANKPTRMQGAFVTEAEVAVVVQHCKDQMAPVFRDDVTVGTKQKKEIDEDIGDDLDLLCQAAELVVSTQFGSTSMLQRKLRVGFAKAGRLMDLMESRNIVGPSEGSKARDVLVKPDELDGVLALIRGESDG
- a CDS encoding response regulator; its protein translation is MVQKAKILLVDDRPENLLALEAILSALDQTLVRASSGEEALKALLTDDFAVILLDVQMPGMDGFETAAHIKRRERTRDIPIIFLTAINHGPHHTFRGYAAGAVDYISKPFDPWVLRAKVSVFVELYMKNCQLREQAALLRLQLEGGGKGAVGGKEPAGLLAELSARLAAVEEQAEALSKQLDDDSADAAAVATAAHLERKLTGLRRALDALEPGAGAGGSSVPAQN